In Syntrophorhabdaceae bacterium, the sequence TGCCCCCCATCGAATGGCCGGGGATATGGATGACCTCCCATGACATGCCCCCGATCTCGAGTGTCTCTCCGCCCTGAAGCTTCCGGTCCACCTTAAATGTGAATGCCCCCGGCTTCAGGCCGTACTGCATCTGGCACATGCCCTTAAACTCCGCCATGCCGTACACCGCCTCGTCCTGCCCCTTCTCCAGGAGCTCTCCTTCGAGGGCGTGAACCCACAGCTCCGCGCCGGGAATCTCCTTCTTGATCTCCGTGAAGCAGCCTATGTGGTCCAGGTGGGTATGGGTCATGATGATTCTTTTTATGTGGGAGGGCTCGATTCCAAGCTTCTTGAGCGACTCTATCTTATAGCTTCCCTTTCCCGTAAGCCCCACGTCGATCATGGAAAGATCTTTCGTTGCCGGATCGCCCAATATATAGACATGGGAATCGGGAATAAACTCATCCTGTCCCTGGATGAAGTGGATACCGTCTGTAATCTTTGGCATATATGCTCCTCTCGCTGATTTTATGTTCGCTCCTTTCTTATTGTACGTTTAAAGGCCTGTGAAATCAAGGTCATTAATGGATATCGGCCTCCCTTCCAAGGGCGTGAGAGGGGCCGGGAAGGCCCCCGGCCTCGCCTGCGCCCTTCCCGGCCGTGACGGAAACCAACTCGAAATCACTTGTTGAAGGCTCAAACTACACCTTCCGGCTCGTGTATCCCCGCAAGTACAGGCTAAAGGAGGCCCACAATGTGTATACACTTAATCTTATAGATAAAATGGAAAAGAAACGTTGTTTGTTGTACCAAAAACAATTCATTTTTTTGTTGACAGCCGACCGCGATTGGGGTACCATTATTGTACGATATGTTGAGCAATGCACGGGGTACCGAATCCCTGGAGGCTCGAAAAGGTTCAGAAATCGGAAACCGGCATATCAGGGAGTTGAGTGACTCTTTACATTGAAATTACCTCCATAAGCTTCTCATAATAACCCCCCTTCCCCCTGGGCCTCCCCCAGGGGTTTTTCTTTACAACGACGGGGATTTGATGTATAAAACTACGACAGGAAGGGTATCTATGGACATGTATACAAATGGTGTATTCGGTCTCGTCGCTTCGGCAGGGACCATGGCAAAGGTTATAATAGGGATTCTCTTACTCTTTTCCATTCTCTCCTGGACGATTATGCTCGTAAAAATGCGCCAGTTCGGGAAAACCGAGAGGGAAGGCAAGAGGTTTCTTTCGGCGGCAAAGGAGACGGACTCTTTCAGGAGGCTCCTCGGCATGTACCGGGATAACCCGGATAATCCTTTCTACCGGCTCATGGTGGTGACTTACAAAGAGATCACGGCAAAGCAGAAAGAGAACCCCCGGCTTGAAGCGGAGACGGTGCCCCTCATCGAGAATGTCCTGAGGATCACGATCTCCGAGGAGACGGAGACCCTCGAGCGGCGTCTCTCCTTCCTCGCCACTACCGCCAACACCGCGCCTTTTATCGGGCTTTTCGGCACGGTATGGGGCATTATGGATTCTTTCAGGGAGATAGGAGTGCGGGGGACCACAAGCCTCGCGGTCGTCGCCCCGGGCATCAGCGAAGCCCTTATCGCGACGGCGATCGGCCTTGCCACCGCCATCCCCGCGGTCCTCGCGTATAACTACTTCAACAGCAGGCTCAAGAGGATCGTGGCGAAAATGGAAAATGCTTCCATGTATCTCCTCAATATCCTCGAAAAATGAAGACTTCCCGCGATTCGAAAGGACCCCTTTCAGAGATAAACGTGGTGCCCCTCGTGGACGTCATGCTCGTCCTCCTCATTATCTTCATGATCACTGCGCCCATGATGCAGCATGGCATGAACATCGATATCCCCAAGGTGACGACCAAGCCCATGGCCACCAAGGATGAACCCCAGATATTGAACGTGACAAAAGAGCAGAGGCTTATCCTTAACGAGAAGAAGCTCGAGGTAAAAGACCTGAAGGCCGCCGTGGAGCTTCTCTTCGCGAATAAGAAGGACAAGGAGATATACTTGAGGGCGGACAAGGACGTGCCTTACGGGTTCGTGGTGAAGTGCATGGGCACTATCCGGGAAGCGGGAATCGAGAAGATCAATATCGTGACGAAACCGCTCGAAGAGCAATGAGTGAATCGACCTGGCTGAAATGGTGCATTGTATCCGTCCTTCTGCACCTCGCGGCCTTCATCGTCTTCAGTGTCCAGCTCCCCAAGTCAACGAGAAAGATCAATTTTTCGTCTTATTCGGTGAGTCTCGTAGGGGACATGGGGGGAGGACCGAAGACCACGGGGGACATGGGGGCTGCAAAAGGCGCGCCGGTCCCTCTCAGGGAGCCTGCCAAGCCTGAAAAGAAGGCGGAAGCCAAAAGACCTGCCAAAGAAAAGCTGGTAAAACCCAAACCCGTGAGGCCCGAGAAGAACGAAGTCTCCATCTCGAAAAAGAAGGTCCCCCTCAAAGAGCCCCCGAAACAGGTGAAAAAAGAGAAGACAACCGCTTCAAAGGACGACCTGAAAGACCTCAAGGAACGACTCGACCAGATTAAGAAAAGGACCAGCTACGTCGACATATCGAGAGGCGATGGCGCAGGCTCGCGGGGCGCGGGCACACCGGGGCTGCCTTTTTCAGGGGAGGGAACTGGAAGACCCCTCGATCTGGCCACCCAAAAATATTATATGGACATAAGGGACAAGATCACCGCAGCATGGCGCATGCCCGGCTCGGGTCTCAAGAAGCTGGTAACCGAAGTGACGATCACGATACGCAAGGACGGGAAGCTTGTAGAATGGAATGTGGACAAAGCCTCGGGGAGCAGGGTCTTCGACGAATCGGTGACGCGCGCCCTCAGGGCAGCGGAGCCCTATCCCCCCATACCGCCGTCACTCAGTCTTGACTCGATCGAAATCCCCTTCAGGTTCCGTCCCGAGGATATGTCTTGACCTTCCTGCAAGGCGTCGCACTCGGGGCGCTGCAGGGAATCACCGAGTTCCTTCCCGTCAGCAGCTCTGCCCACCTTATTCTCGTGCCATGGCTTTTCAAAATGCAGGACGGAGAGGTCCAGAAGCTCACCTTTGACGTCTTCCTCCACTTCGGGACCTTGATCGCGATCTTCTGTGTCTACGGCAGGCGGTTTATGGTCATGGTCGTGGAGGGGTTCCTCGATATGGGGAGCGGAAAGTGGAGGACCACCCTGCTCACGAAGATATGCTTCGCGACGATCCCTGCGGCACTCTTCGGTTTTGCGGGAAAATCGTTCATAGAGGCCCACCTGAGAAATCCCGCGGTGACCATCTATGCCCTCGTTGCGGTTTCGCTCCTCATGCTCATTGCCGAGAGGCTTCCTCGAAATAAAAAGGATATCTCCCTTGCCTTCGCCTTCATCGTGGGCCTTGCCCAGGCCTGCGCCCTGGTCCCCGGCGTCTCCCGGAGCGGCATCACCATCGCCATGGCCATGATCCTGGGATTAAAAAGGGAGAAGGCAATCGATTTCTCCTTCCTCCTCGCCATACCCGTCATCCTCGGGGCAACACTCCACGAGGCATTACATTTCCGGTTTGACGCGAGCAATGAGCTGCTCCTCATTTATGGGTCGGGGGCCGCGTCCGCCCTCTTATTCGGGATTATAAGTCTTACTTTTCTGGTGAGGTTTCTCCGCAGCCACTCCCTTGACCTTTTTTCGTACTACAGGATCCTTCTTGCCGTGTTTCTCTTCTTTCTTCTTTACTAGCTTGAGCTTGTGGGCGATATGGGTAAAGAAGTGTATGATCTTGTTCCTGCCGAAATAGAGGAGCACCGTGAGCACGGCACTGCCGATCAGGAGGATGATAAATGCCGTATAATGGGCGTCCTTGACCGCCGTACCCTGAAAGGTAAGTATGATGGTGCCCGGAAGTCTGCCCAGAAGGGCCATCAGGAAGAAATCGAGAAATTTCATGTGGGTGAGCCCCAGGAGGTAACAGAGGGAATCCTTGGGAAAACCCGGTATGAGGAAGAGGATGTAGCTGATGTAGAGCCCCTTGTGGGTCACGAAATCATTGAATTTGTGGATATACGCCTTTTTGACTACCCTCTCCACGATCCTGAGTCCGAAAACGCGGGCAATCATGAAGGCGAGTACCGAGCCCAGGGTGAGCCCTATGGTGGAGAGCACCCCGCCCATCACATTGCCGAAAAGAAATCCTCCCACGAAACCGGTCACCTCTCCGGGTATGGGAGCGAAGACGACCTGGAGCGCCTGGAGCAGGACGAAGACCACCGCGGCGTAATGGCCGAAGGAGGCTATGAAGAGCCGGAGCCTCTTGGGATTGAGAAAATAGCGGTAGAAATCTGCAATATCTCTCCACCCGCCCTCGTGATAGGTATAGAGGATCATCACGATAAGGGCCGTGAGGAAGAGATAGAGGAGGACCCTCAAGAATATGGAGACCCCTTTCGAGCTGACTATGGAATGTTTAAACAATCTTAAATTGTCCTTGTCCCAATGATTTGCGCCGCCGGCACGGAACGGTGACTATCCTATTTTCCGAATCTCCGGCTCCTCTGCTGATAACTCCTGATGGCCCTCAGGAAATCTATCTTCCTGAATACGGGCCAGAAGGCGTCGCAGAAATAGAATTCGCTGTACACACTCTGCCACAGGAGAAAGCCGCTCAAGCGGACCTCGCCGCTCGTCCTGATAATGAGGTCGGGGTCCGGAAGGCCGCAGGTGTAAAGATGGCTTGTAATATCATCTACCGTAATACTTTCCGGCAGTTCGGCGACGGCTAAGGCCCCTTTCGCGACAATGGCCTTTCTCACCGCCTCGACGATCTCTTCCCTCCCTCCATACCCCACCGCAATATTGAGGGACCGGCTGTCATGCCCTTTCGTCTTCTCCTCGCAAGCCCTGATCGCTCCCTTGAGCCCCTCGGGAAGGAGCTCCAGATTACCGAGCACCCTTATCCTGAAGCCGAGGTTCGTGATTATGGGATTGTTCGAGAGCTCGTCTATCTTGCTCTCTATCACTTTGAGAAGACCTTCTATCTCCTCTTTATCTCTTAAGCTGTTATCCGTGGAGAAGACCCAGATGGTAACGACTTTTATATCGAGCTCCACGCACCACTTGAGCACTTCGTCCAGCTTTTTTGCCCCTTCCTTGTGGCCCCAAGTGACGTCGTCGAAACCCATCTCACGGGCATATCTCCTGTTGCCGTCGAGGATGAGGCCTATATGGGTGGGAAGGGGTCCCCTTTTGATCTCCCTTTCGAGGACTTTCCCGTAGGAAAAATATAACAGTTTTTTTAAGGGCACGTTAAAGTATAAAGTATATTCCCGAAAAACTTAAGACTTATTTGGATCCACGGACCGAAAGAAGACGGGTGTTTTGCGCCTTTACAGAATGATCGAGGCCTCCGAATCCCTGCAATGCCGCCCTCTTCGGGGAACCGCGGGAAGACCGCCCCTGTCGGGCTTTCCTAATTGTTGACCGGCCGCTTCACCCGTGACGTCAATGACTTTATGGCATCTTTCAACCCGTCAACCGTAAGCTCGTGCATGGGGAAGATCTTCCTGATGCTGTCGACCGTATAGTGGCCCCAGTAGTTCCTGTGAGTCGGGTTGAGCCAGACGGAATGGGGGAAATGCTCCCTCAGTTTAAGGAGCCATTCGATGCCCGGCGTCTCGTTGGTGGAGAAATAGTCGATGCAGCCGTTCACGTCGAAAAGCTCCGAAAAGGCCATTCTCGCGTCTCCTACGAAGACGAGCTTATATCTCTTGTCGAAGTTGGAGAGGAACTTCTCCGTCGAAATGCGCTTGTAATTGGCGATATCCTCGTAAATATCCTGGTAGACGCAGTTGTGGAAGAAGAAATATTTGAACTCCTTGAAATGCTCCATCTGGGACGCAGCCGAGAAAAGCCTCTCGCAAAGCTCCGTGTAGGGGAGCATGGAGCCGCCCGTATCCATAAGGAGAATGATGCGGACCGAATTCTGCCGGGAGCGGTTGAAGACAAGCTCTATCTCGCCGCCTTCCTTGGCGGTCTTGTCAATGGTCTCCTCGATGTCCAGCTCTTCCTCGGACCCTTCACGCTTCAGCTCGCGCAGCTTTTTCAGGGCCACCTTGGTCTGTCTCACGTCGAGGATGATGTCGTTCCGGTAATTCTTGAACCGTCTCTCTTCCGCGACTTTCGCCGCCGACTGGCTCCACGACTCGCCCCCTACCCTGATGCCGCCGGGATGGGTCCCGTAGGCGCCGAAGGGCGAACGACCGCCGGTGCCGATCCATTTGCCGCCGCCGTCATGCCTCTCCTTCTGCTCGGCGAGCCTCTCCCTGAATTGCCTCATCATCTCTTCCATGTCGTGGGTCTTCTTGAACTCCTCCATCCTCATCTGCATTTCATGGATCTCTTCCATCGTAAGCTTGGGAAGATTGTTGAGGGGGTTCTCGAGCCACTCCATGACCTTGGAGAGGTCCACATCGTCCGTCTTTATGCCGCCGAAATATTCCTGAAAGGCGAGATCGAACTGGTCGTAATAGGCCTCGCTCTTCACGAGAAAGGCGCGGCCCACGTAGTAGAGGTGGTTCAGGCTCGCCTGAAAATGGCCTTCATAGAGGGCCTCGATAAAGGAGACCCACTCGGTCACGGAGACGGGTACACCTTTCCTTCGCAATGTATAATAAAAATCAGTAAACATTAATTATCCGCTCTTCTTAATATCGTCTCTTGAATCCCATTCCGCCCTGGCCCGAAGAGGTCCTCACGAACCGCTCCGTGTCAAGCTCGTTCTTGAGAATGGTGCCGAGGAAAGGTATCTCGGAGGAGATCCTGTCGACGCTTATGCCCCCGATGGCAAGGGCCTTGATCCAGTCGATAAGCTCGCTGGTGGAGGGCTTTTTCCTCAACCCGTCGACTTCGCGGATCCAGTAGAACTTCTTTAAGGCCTCCCTCATGAGCTTCGCCTCGATATCGGGATAGTGGACCTTGACGATCTTCTCCATCATCTCCTGGTCGGGGAATTCGATGTAGTGGAATATGCACCTTCTCAGGAAGGCATCGGGCAGCTCCTTTTCCGAATTGCTCGTAATGATCACCACGGGACGGTGCTTTGCATGGACTTCCTCGTCAAGCTCCGGGATATGGAAGGACATCTCATCGAGCTCGTTCAGGAGGTCGTTCGGGAATTCCACGTCCGCCTTGTCCACTTCATCGATAAGAAGGACCACCTTCTCGTCGGCCTTGAATGCCTGGCCGAGCTTTCCCATTTTGATGTACTGCCTGATGTCGGTGATGTCCTTATCCTTGAACCGCGCATCATTGAGTCTCTGGACCGTATCATAGACGTAAAGGCCGTCTTTCGCCTTGGTCGAGGACTTGACGTTCCAGATGTTGAGCTTCATATTGAGCGCCCGCGAAATACTATGGGCGAGAAGGGTCTTGCCGGTGCCCGGCTCACCTTTGATAACAAGGGGTTTCCCCAATGCGATGGCAACGTTTACGATCTCCATAAGTGGTTTGGATGCGATATAATCTTCGCTCCCCTTATAACCTTGAGCAGTAGTACTCATTCCTTGAGCCTCCTTAGAATAGTGAAAAATATCACTGATATTATAAGGGTTATGGGCCCCTCTTGTCAAATGGGCCGGAGTGCCGAGGGAGCCCGCATGCCGTTCGGGTAGGTGCACAATAATCCTTGCAAAACTCCTTGAATGATAGGAAAATGGCGGGAAGGGAGGGCGAAATGAAAAGATTGATAATATTCGTGCTCTGCATTACGGCCGTTACGGCCTTAACGGCGATGGCCGACGACGCGGCCGGCCGAAAGCAGGCGGCGATGGAGCTCGTTGAAATAATGAATGGCCGGGCCATGAGGGACGAGATGGTCAAAGCGGTCGATGATATGATGGAGAAGCAGTTCGAATTTGCAGCCGCGGATCTGTCGGCTGAAGCTCGTAAAACCATGGAGGCCCTGAAAAAAGAGTACTTTGACTGGCTTTCCGAGAGCCTGTCCTGGGAGCAGATGAGGACGTTGTTCGTCGACGTCTATACGGAGGTATTCACCGAGGAGGAGATGAAGGAGCTCAATGGATTCTACCGGTCCCCCCTGGGCAGGAAAATGCTCGATAAGATGCCCCGACTCATTGAGGCGACCATGCGGAAGAGCCGGGAGATGGTACAGAAAAAGCTTCCCGAGTTCAATGCGAGGCTCGATGCCCTGGTTTCTGACGTGACGGCAAAGTACAGGGTAGGGAAATAGCGATTTCAGACCCCCACAAAAGGCTTGCAACCGAAGCCGTGGAGCGGCAGAATATATACAGGCGGGAAAGGCCGCCACCAAATTGAGGAGGGTATTATGAACATTTTTATCGAATACTGCGGTTCCTGAAACTACCAGCCCCATGCTTCCCGTGTGGAAGCGGAATTGAAATCGAGTTTCCCCGATTCCAAAATCAAGGTTGTCGTAGGCAGCGGCGGCATCTTCGACGTGAAATGCGACGGCAAGCTCGTCTATTCGAAAGCGAAAACAAACAGGTTCCCCCAGGAGGGAGAGGTGACGAAGCTCATAGGGGAGAAGTGAGGAGGAGATCGGCGAGCTCATCGGCTTCTACAAATCTCCCCTGGGCAGAAAACTTCTCGATAAAATGCCCGACCTTATCCGGACGACCATGGAAAAGAGCCCGGAGATGGTAATGAAAAGGCCACCCGAGTTTGAGGCAAGGATGGAGAAGATCCTCTTGGCGACCCCGAAGCGAAGTACAAGACAAAGCCCTCCCCGGTCCAAACCGAGCCCCTTCTCGGCCGCAGATAAATTCGGAGAAAGGCGATAGAGACGGACGGCCCATTGATTAGCCTTGCAACCGGATGAGAATTAGAGGAAAATAACTTGTATACAGAGGCAAGATCCGATGGAGGAGGCTTCATGAGGATAGTTATCGAATACTGCGGCTCCGGAGACTACCGGCCCCATGCTTTCCGTGCCGAAGCGGAACTGAAGGGAGCGTACCCCGATTCAACCATCGTTCGCGTCGAAAGCAGCGGCGAAATCTTCGAGGTAAAGTGCGACGGTATGCTTGTCTATTCGAAGCAGCAGGTCCCGGGAGACCGTTTCCCCATCACCGGGGAGCTCACGAAGCTCCTGGGGAACAAGGAAAGAGCAAGGGAATTGGAAAAGGAGAGGGCGAAGCAAGGGATAGAGGACTGATCCAAAGGGCCATGGCACGCCCAGGGCGTTCTGCCGGGGTATGCCGTGCAATCGAACCCTCTTCGCCTCCGCCGGGCCAGTTGACTCATAATTAAATCTTACCCAAGAGCAGTTGCGGCCAGGCAACATTGACTCATAAAAGATGTTACCCGGGGGCGGGGAGGAAGAATACCTTTTTCAGCTTCGCCTCCATTGCTTTACGTAGCACAAATGGATTGAGTCCTTCAAGCTCTTTAGTAAGTGATTCCTTGACCGTATCGGGGATATGAGGAGACTCCATGATTCTCTGATAAGGGGTCTTGGGAGAATCATGATGCTTTATGGTCTTGGAGCCGATCCTTTCCTTCGATATGAGCTTTACCGAAGGGCAGAAGAAGTTATGAAAGAGCCGCCATTCGGTTCGGTAAAGATCGTTGAGGAGTGGCACCACGCCTATGGTGTCCATCCTTTCATATCCCAGCCATTGCCGTACATGGGTCCAGTTCTTCTGCTCAATATGCGCATTATCGTCCTTATGGTAGGCCCTCGAGCGGGTAAAGGCGACAGGCTTTATTCTCTCTTCGAAGTGTCTCACGAGATGGTAATTGAGAAACTCAGATCCGTTGTCGCAATCGAAACCCAAAAGGGGAAAAGGGAGAAACTGCTCCACATCCTTAATCTGTTCCAGCACGCCCCGTTCCCCCTTGCCCCACACTGCCCGCTGCTCGGTCCAGCCGGTAGCGATGTCAACAAAGTCTATGGTATTCACATATATCCCCGCGGTAGTCTCTCCGCAGTGCGCCACCGTATCCGCCTCCAGAAATCCCGGTCTTGTCTCATCCCACTGGTTCACCTTCACCGGTATGTGCCTCCTCAGAAGCGTTCCCGGTTTCGTGGTCGACCTCCCGTGTGTTCTGTACTTCATGCGGGTGGGTTTTAAGAGCCTGTCGATCGTGGCAGGAGATATACGTTTCAATGCCTTGATAACATCCAGGGGCAGAGGTTCGAAGGACTTTGCATACCCGGGGAGCCACAAAGGGAGGATCACCTTTAAGCGCTTTGAGCAGGGGAGGTTTGCAGCACGCCATATCCGCTTTAAGGCATGGAGAATCTTGTCGTCTCCATAGAGGGGCCTTCTTCCTCTCTTCTTCGGTTTGGGCCTGGTAAATCGCTTAAAGCCCCTCAGAAGCACAATCGCATATTTCCGGTGATAACCCGTTGTGGCGCAGAACTCATCGAGAATGACGGTCTTCTCCTTCATTGAAGCCCTCTTATACCTCTTATGAACGGCTTCGGTGTACTCTCTTTTGGATCGCGGACTCATAGGCAACGCCTCCTTCAAAGGCAGGTATTGGGTAATACCTATTTATGAGTCAACGATCCCTTTCTCTTAACTCCTTGGGTAAGATTTATTGTGAGTCAATTCGCCGGGCTCGTCCGGTTTGCCTTTTTGGCGCCATTCCATTATGATAATGGTCAGTGAAGAAAATACTTCTCCTCCTCCTCGTCGTCATTGCCTGCGGCCTCGCCTATTACAGTTTCTATCCGAATATTTCGAAGCTGAAGAAGGGAAACCCCGGAAAGACGGCCCTCATGGAGATAAGGGAGGCCGAGTGGAAGGCAAAGGGCAAGAAGCTCGTCATCCGGCAGAAGTGGGTACCCCTCTCACGGGTCTCCCCTTTCCTCGTCAAAGCGGTGCTCATAGGCGAAGACGACAAGTTCTGGTCCCACAACGGGTTTGACCTCGATGCCATACAAAAGGCCGTCGAGAAGGACCTGAAGGCGAAAAAGTTCAAGTTCGGGGGGAGCACGATCAGCCAGCAGCTCGTGAAGAACCTCTATCTCTCCCCTTCGAAGAACCCCTTAAGAAAAGGGAAAGAAGCGATCATCACCTGGAGGATGGAGCGGACCCTCACGAAAAAGAGAATACTCGAGCTTTACCTCAATACCGCGGAATGGGGAGACGGGATATTCGGCGCAGAAGCAGCCTCCCAGCGCTATTACGGCAAACCCGCCGCCGCCTTAACCGCAGAGGAAGCCTCGAGGCTCGCCGCCTCCCTGCCGAACCCCAGAAAGTTCAAAGCCGACGGCGACTCCCGATACATAGAGAACCGCAGCAGGATCATCTACCGAATAATGGTAAAAAGAGGCATAGTAATCCCGGAATATGAAGAAGTAATTGGCGCGCCCGCGGAAGAAGCAGTTCAGGCGGAGGAGCAGGAAGGGGACACGCTCTAAGAAGCAGCCTTAACTGCAGTCGTTAGTCGTTAGTCTCTAGTCTCTAGTCTCTAGTAAAAGACCGAAAGGATAGTCGTTGATATATAGTATATGGTATATGGTGAATGCCTTAACGGCAGTCTCTGGTCGTTAGTCGTTAGTGAAAGGCGAAAAGGGCGGGGTCATAAAAGTAGTCTCTGGTCGTTAGAAATAAGCAGAAAATACGATAAATGGCATAATCTGTGGGGGAGTCATGGAGAGGAAGGCCGATCTGCGGCACTCTACTGCGCTCGCGTCCTCAACGTACAGATGTACGCCTCCGGGCGCGTGCTCGTAGCGCACCACATCCAGGCCTTCCTCTCCATTCGTGATCATTGGCAGGTGCAAGTCAGGAGAAACATTCAAAACAAACAGAATTTTTCCGATTTTAGCAGCTGAGTTTTATCATCTACTTGCTTACGAGGAAAACGTCTGAGTGGGCCATAGTCTTTCGCATATCTAGGCGACTAGGAGGAGCCGACGCAGGCGTACTTCTAGGTACGTCAAGGAGAGTGACGACGCGGGCAACGACGAGAGGCGGAAGAGGATGGCCTACTCGCTAGGCGGCCGCGTTTTTGGAACGCTTCCGCTCCAACCCATCCAATATCATTTTCCTCAATCTTATCGACTGAGGCGTAATTTCCACCAGCTCATCATCGTTAATATAGGAGATGCACTCTTCCAACGTCATCTTCACGTGGGGCGTCAGTATGACGGCGTCATCCGAGCCTGAGGCGCGCATGTTGGTCAGTTTTTTGCCTTTTGCCGGGTTCACTATGATATCGGCTTCCCTCGAATGCTCGCCGATGATCTGGCCTGCGTAGACCCTTTCTCCGGGGCCTAAGAAGAGCTTTCCCCTCTCCTGGAGGTTAAAGAGGGCATAGGCCACAGTGGAGCACTCTTCCATGGCGATGAGCACGCCCCTTGTCCTGTTCCTGATCTCGCCGGCGTATTCGTCGAATTTTAAGAATACGTAGTTCATCACGCCCATGCCGCGGGTTTCGGTGAGGAACTCGGAGCGGAAGCCCAGGAGCCCCCTGGTCGGGATTTTATATTTGAGTCTCGCCATGCCGTTTTCCTGGCGCATGTCGATGAGGGTGCCTTTTCTGCCGCCGAGGTTCTCGATTACTCGGCCCATGTAGTTCTCGTCAACGTCCACCGTAAGCTCTTCGTAGGGCTCGAGCCTGGTGCCGTCTTTCTCTTTGAAGATGACCTGGGGCCTGGTGACCTGGAACTCGTAGCCTTCCCGGCGCATCTTCTCGATGAGGATGGAAAGATGGAGCTCTCCCCTGCCCGAGACTTTGAATCCCTGGGCATCCTGGAGGTCTTCCACCACGAGGGCCACGTCCGACAGGGTCTCCTTGAAAAGCCGATCCCTCACGTGCCGGGAGGTGACGTACTTTCCCTCTCTGCCGTAGAAGGGCGAATCATTGGGCACGAAGGTCATGGAGACGGTGGGAGGGTCAACTTCTATGCCCATGAGAGGCATGGGGTTCAGAGGATCGGTCAGGGTCTCGCCGATGGTAATCGACTCCATCCCTGCCACTGCCACGATCTCGCCCACTCCCGCCTCGGCGGTCTCGACCTTGTCGTTCCCTTTGAAGCGATAGATCTTGGTGATCCGCGCCGGCTGGACCGTGGTCTCCCCTGCCCTCGCCACCACCACGTCCTTATCGATGCAGAAGGTGCCTGAGGTGATCTTGCCTATGGCGAGCCTTCCCAGGAAAGGTGAATAGGCGAGCGAGCTTACGAGCATCTGGAGCGAGCCTTCGGGGTCCCCTGTGGGGGCCGGTATGGCGTCTATTATCATGTCGAAGAGCGGTACCATGGTACCGCTCCGCTCGGTGTGTTCGTGAGTCGCGTAGCCGTCTTTCGCCGAGGCGTAAATTACGGAGAAATCAAGGATATGATCGGGCGCCTCGAGCTTTACGAAGAGGTCGAATACCTCGTCCACCACCCACTCGCAGCGGGCAGCGGGCTTATCGATCTTATTGACCACCACGATGATGGGGAGGGCGAGGGCGAGGGCCTTTTTCAGCACGAA encodes:
- a CDS encoding MoxR family ATPase; translated protein: MSTTAQGYKGSEDYIASKPLMEIVNVAIALGKPLVIKGEPGTGKTLLAHSISRALNMKLNIWNVKSSTKAKDGLYVYDTVQRLNDARFKDKDITDIRQYIKMGKLGQAFKADEKVVLLIDEVDKADVEFPNDLLNELDEMSFHIPELDEEVHAKHRPVVIITSNSEKELPDAFLRRCIFHYIEFPDQEMMEKIVKVHYPDIEAKLMREALKKFYWIREVDGLRKKPSTSELIDWIKALAIGGISVDRISSEIPFLGTILKNELDTERFVRTSSGQGGMGFKRRY
- a CDS encoding DUF2059 domain-containing protein — translated: MKRLIIFVLCITAVTALTAMADDAAGRKQAAMELVEIMNGRAMRDEMVKAVDDMMEKQFEFAAADLSAEARKTMEALKKEYFDWLSESLSWEQMRTLFVDVYTEVFTEEEMKELNGFYRSPLGRKMLDKMPRLIEATMRKSREMVQKKLPEFNARLDALVSDVTAKYRVGK
- a CDS encoding Rdx family protein, producing MRIVIEYCGSGDYRPHAFRAEAELKGAYPDSTIVRVESSGEIFEVKCDGMLVYSKQQVPGDRFPITGELTKLLGNKERARELEKERAKQGIED
- a CDS encoding ISNCY family transposase, with translation MKEKTVILDEFCATTGYHRKYAIVLLRGFKRFTRPKPKKRGRRPLYGDDKILHALKRIWRAANLPCSKRLKVILPLWLPGYAKSFEPLPLDVIKALKRISPATIDRLLKPTRMKYRTHGRSTTKPGTLLRRHIPVKVNQWDETRPGFLEADTVAHCGETTAGIYVNTIDFVDIATGWTEQRAVWGKGERGVLEQIKDVEQFLPFPLLGFDCDNGSEFLNYHLVRHFEERIKPVAFTRSRAYHKDDNAHIEQKNWTHVRQWLGYERMDTIGVVPLLNDLYRTEWRLFHNFFCPSVKLISKERIGSKTIKHHDSPKTPYQRIMESPHIPDTVKESLTKELEGLNPFVLRKAMEAKLKKVFFLPAPG
- the mtgA gene encoding monofunctional biosynthetic peptidoglycan transglycosylase, producing MKKILLLLLVVIACGLAYYSFYPNISKLKKGNPGKTALMEIREAEWKAKGKKLVIRQKWVPLSRVSPFLVKAVLIGEDDKFWSHNGFDLDAIQKAVEKDLKAKKFKFGGSTISQQLVKNLYLSPSKNPLRKGKEAIITWRMERTLTKKRILELYLNTAEWGDGIFGAEAASQRYYGKPAAALTAEEASRLAASLPNPRKFKADGDSRYIENRSRIIYRIMVKRGIVIPEYEEVIGAPAEEAVQAEEQEGDTL
- the typA gene encoding translational GTPase TypA gives rise to the protein MEQGKIRNIAIIAHVDHGKTTLVDQLFRQSGLFRNNQVVEERLMDSMDLEKERGITIASKNGSFFYKEHMINIIDTPGHADFGGQVERVLKMADGALLLVDAAEGPMPQTYFVLKKALALALPIIVVVNKIDKPAARCEWVVDEVFDLFVKLEAPDHILDFSVIYASAKDGYATHEHTERSGTMVPLFDMIIDAIPAPTGDPEGSLQMLVSSLAYSPFLGRLAIGKITSGTFCIDKDVVVARAGETTVQPARITKIYRFKGNDKVETAEAGVGEIVAVAGMESITIGETLTDPLNPMPLMGIEVDPPTVSMTFVPNDSPFYGREGKYVTSRHVRDRLFKETLSDVALVVEDLQDAQGFKVSGRGELHLSILIEKMRREGYEFQVTRPQVIFKEKDGTRLEPYEELTVDVDENYMGRVIENLGGRKGTLIDMRQENGMARLKYKIPTRGLLGFRSEFLTETRGMGVMNYVFLKFDEYAGEIRNRTRGVLIAMEECSTVAYALFNLQERGKLFLGPGERVYAGQIIGEHSREADIIVNPAKGKKLTNMRASGSDDAVILTPHVKMTLEECISYINDDELVEITPQSIRLRKMILDGLERKRSKNAAA